The following coding sequences lie in one Trichoderma breve strain T069 chromosome 1, whole genome shotgun sequence genomic window:
- a CDS encoding ankyrin repeats (3 copies) domain-containing protein: MRLLDARTLGLVDITDDAVPPYAILSHTWGDEEITIQQLRRLGGCSQTTLASPQTLDKKRRAIVLKKGYIKISGAAQLAVSRGLDYIWVDTCCIDKTSSAELSEAINSMYLWYEKSAECYAYLSDVEPVLAAADATVFHDNLRRSRWFTRGWTLQELIAPKVVLFYAKDWTFLGQKHTPPEFTKAISEITNIDLEVLNGRIDPLQLSVSARMAWASHRNTTRLEDTAYCLMGLFQVNMPLLYGEGRRAFARLQEEIIQRTDDQSIFAWNSFDDQDEDPDALFGLLAQSPAQFKLAGSLQVLPPLPIYASAPSSMTNQGIRVQLYIQQRASEDQGAMEEDYYAILDCVKRDGDVYQCPALYLRRLSEDQYGRLRPKSQLFMPPPSATFLPMDGYRSVYVRQQPIYYHLPQFRLSPFNVESSLGSSDGVQYRLFDKYPTQNWNSATMTLKAQYSRKLQAMGIFRFQSVEKMDDKVDVVVGLRRLNTMEWEGWCFQLLHRDVSLEHTFHEVNKKIESIITGSSTIEITSKTLRDSLGEDSCMTSSATVEGIQLQGRLYISIQVTQTAEIQTDKQLLTVSAQHIVMSKSNQILNATSANSGARALTEIYCLASSSSYTLDEYTPLDWVIQPVRSRYSAYGKGTVRSDFMKPIHEFVNVLRHEKTAKDLSLTDHLALALFSGDAQQAGIILAYKKANIEVPTDDYHGLAPLHWAVAGGSRNCIMLLLKEGVNTRRLTKRGLSAIHVAVLCNNKVFDDLARLRGNPEREQLANARTNHFSETPLHLAAASTPDNEVGLTFFKDFMDWSLEFIGLTPRNAFDETPLHRAAAGDSVGAIRALATRSYYCYVDNGDQYGRTPLWHAAAAGALKAITALIRLGASVDLTDDLGRSPLHAASRGGHHEAVSLLLDMGARTDIETNVLNLLPMDLAVMFGFAECLKLLLDSRWRIVSQENMDRTLLVAASFGSYECVRLLCQHGANPFVTFENYLRSEDGHAVVVEEEVDAHTAALAERELHIVHFFDTSDTCRYHRELRHPPADNLNNKPPVMENPPAPPSFSTPVGAPPPPGVVAPAPGALPPVAGSAPAFVPVSGPQHQYAPKPPTQSTPAAVPSSGQQYQYAPKPPVQSAPAPVQSSGQQYHAPQPQGQSAPAFTPGSGQQNQYAPRPPTQSAPAAVPVSGQPYQNTPMYGNAPSYGRLEYGNTPSYNSPAYGNTPSYSTPAYGNTPSYSSPAYGSGSTTFPSRPSAPSSFAPQAPQAPQQGLGKYQSPSRLQSTNLPARASANTYAPVQPMAPSQSERLQEMVNPYEPYKAQAPSQIRPATYSSPAAGDTPNQDSSAATRNKSVPAYRSVPYQSSEVRVQPVVAVYQQQPPLGSVVNVVAPLASPPASPEENPQKRDSKRESTGIVEMFRSRRT; this comes from the coding sequence ATGCGCCTGCTAGACGCCAGAACGCTGGGGCTCGTCGACATCACCGACGATGCTGTCCCGCCCTACGCCATCCTGTCGCACACCTGGGGCGATGAGGAAATCACCATTCAGCAGCTGCGGCGCCTTGGCGGTTGTTCCCAGACCACGCTGGCATCTCCCCAGACCCTGGACAAAAAGCGAAGGGCCATCGTCTTGAAGAAGGGCTACATCAAGATCTCCGGCGCTGCCCAGCTTGCTGTTAGTCGGGGGCTCGACTACATATGGGTCGACACTTGCTGCATCGACAAGACCAGCAGCGCCGAACTGTccgaggccatcaactccatgtATCTCTGGTACGAAAAGTCTGCCGAGTGCTATGCCTATCTCTCCGACGTCGAACCAGTCCtcgctgctgcagatgctACCGTCTTCCACGATAATCTGCGCCGCAGTCGCTGGTTCACCAGAGGATGGACGCTTCAAGAGCTCATTGCCCCAAAAGTCGTCCTCTTCTACGCCAAGGATTGGACTTTCCTTGGACAGAAACACACACCACCTGAATTCACCAAAGCCATCAGCGAAATCACCAACATCGATCTAGAGGTCTTGAATGGCAGAATAGACCCCCTCCAGTTGAGCGTGTCTGCTCGCATGGCCTGGGCGTCTCATAGGAACACAACCAGGCTCGAGGATACCGCATACTGCTTGATGGGTTTGTTTCAGGTCAACATGCCTCTTTTATACGGCGAAGGGCGCCGCGCATTTGCAcgtcttcaagaagaaatcatACAGCGCACTGATGATCAGTCGATATTTGCCTGGAACTCCTTTGACGATCAAGACGAAGATCCGGATGCTCTTTTTGGTTTGCTCGCACAATCTCCCGCTCAGTTCAAGCTTGCTGGCTCCTTGCAGGTTCTGCCGCCTTTGCCCATATATGCAAGCGCGCCCTCCAGTATGACCAACCAGGGCATCCGCGTGCAGCTATATATCCAACAACGTGCTTCTGAGGACCAGGGTGCAATGGAAGAGGACTATTATGCAATTCTAGATTGTGTTAAGCGGGATGGCGACGTCTATCAGTGTCCCGCTCTCTATCTGCGGCGGCTTTCCGAGGATCAGTATGGAAGACTGAGGCCCAAGTCGCAACTCTTTATGCCTCCCCCATCCGCTACATTTCTACCAATGGATGGTTATCGCTCGGTATACGTCAGGCAGCAGCCAATATACTATCATCTTCCTCAGTTTAGGCTGTCCCCATTCAATGTGGAATCTAGTCTCGGCTCCTCCGATGGCGTTCAGTATCGCTTGTTTGACAAGTATCCCACACAAAACTGGAACTCAGCCACCATGACACTCAAGGCACAATACTCTCGCAAGCTACAGGCCATGGGCATCTTTAGATTCCAGAGCgttgagaagatggacgacAAAGTGGATGTTGTAGTCGGCCTACGTCGTTTAAACACGATGGAATGGGAGGGGTGGTGTTTCCAACTATTGCATCGCGACGTGTCCCTCGAGCACACTTTTCATGAAGTCAACAAGAAGATAGAGAGCATCATTACCGGATCAAGTACCATTGAGATCACATCGAAAACTCTTCGTGATTCGCTTGGAGAAGACTCCTGCATGACGAGCAGCGCGACGGTCGAGGGTATCCAGCTTCAAGGGCGACTCTACATTTCCATCCAAGTGACCCAGACGGCCGAGATTCAAACTGACAAGCAGCTACTTACAGTGTCTGCCCAGCACATTGTAATGTCTAAAAGCAACCAAATACTGAACGCTACCTCCGCCAATTCGGGTGCAAGGGCTCTGACAGAGATATACTGTCTAGCATCGAGTTCATCATATACACTTGACGAGTACACTCCCCTGGATTGGGTGATCCAACCTGTCCGATCAAGATATTCAGCATACGGCAAGGGAACCGTCCGCAGCGATTTCATGAAGCCCATCCACGAATTCGTCAACGTCCTCAGGCATGAAAAAACGGCAAAGGACTTGAGCCTCACAGACCACCtagccttggccttgttttctGGTGATGCACAACAAGCTGGGATAATCCTGGCTtacaaaaaggcaaacattGAGGTACCAACCGATGACTACCACGGGCTCGCACCGCTTCACTGGGCCGTCGCGGGCGGCTCTCGCAACTGcatcatgctgctgcttaAAGAGGGGGTCAATACCAGGAGGTTGACAAAGCGAGGCCTGTCGGCGATTCATGTTGCTGTGCTCTGCAACAATAAAGTCTTCGACGACCTTGCTAGGCTCAGGGGTAACCCAGAACGCGAACAGCTTGCGAATGCAAGGACGAATCACTTTTCCGAGACGCCATTACACTTGGCCGCAGCCTCCACCCCCGACAACGAAGTTGGCCTCACCTTCTTCAAAGATTTTATGGACTGGAGCTTGGAATTTATAGGACTGACGCCTCGAAATGCATTTGATGAAACTCCCCTCCATCGTGCTGCCGCCGGAGATAGCGTAGGTGCCATCCGAGCTCTGGCCACTCGCAGCTACTACTGCTACGTGGACAACGGAGATCAGTACGGTAGAACCCCTCTCTGGCACGCGGCTGCCGCTGGCGCTCTCAAGGCTATTACAGCTCTGATTCGGTTGGGTGCATCTGTCGACCTGACGGATGACTTGGGAAGGAGTCCGTTACACGCAGCCTCTAGAGGAGGACACCATGAAGCCGTCTCCCTGCTTCTCGACATGGGCGCAAGAACAGATATCGAAACCAACGTCTTGAATCTGTTACCGATGGATCTCGCCGTCATGTTTGGGTTCGCCGAGTGCTTAAAGCTCCTGCTTGACTCCAGATGGCGAATCGTCTCCCAGGAGAACATGGACAGGACACTTCTAGTAGCGGCCTCGTTTGGGTCGTATGAATGCGTCAGGCTTCTTTGTCAACACGGCGCCAACCCGTTTGTTACTTTTGAGAATTACCTGCGCTCAGAGGATGGCCATGCCGTTGTtgtcgaggaagaggttgatgCTCATACTGCTGCGTTGGCAGAGAGAGAACTGCACATTGTCCACTTTTTTGATACTTCCGACACATGCAGATATCACCGGGAGCTCAGGCATCCCCCCGCAGACAATCTCAACAACAAACCTCCCGTCATGGAAAATCCACCGGCACCGCCGTCTTTCTCTACTCCTGTCGGTGCTCCGCCTCCACCCGGTGTTGTAGCACCTGCTCCAGGAGCGCTTCCGCCTGTAGCAGGATCGGCTCCGGCTTTTGTGCCAGTCAGCGGACCGCAGCATCAATATGCCCCCAAGCCTCCAACAcaatcaacaccagcagcggTGCCAAGCAGTGGACAGCAGTATCAATATGCCCCCAAGCCTCCAGTGCaatcagcaccagctccGGTGCAAAGCAGTGGACAGCAGTATCATGCGCCCCAGCCTCAAGGACAGTCAGCACCGGCTTTTACACCAGGCAGCGGACAACAGAATCAATATGCGCCCCGGCCTCCAACACAATCAGCGCCAGCTGCTGTGCCAGTGAGCGGACAGCCATATCAGAACACACCTATGTACGGCAATGCACCGTCTTATGGCCGTCTGGAGTATGGCAATACGCCCTCTTACAACAGCCCAGCTTATGGAAACACTCCCTCTTACAGCACTCCAGCGTATGGCAATACACCTTCCTACAGCAGCCCTGCATACGGAAGCGGAAGCACGACCTTTCCCAGCCGTCCAAGTGCCCCTTCATCCTTCGCACCTCAGGCGCCTCAGGCACCTCAGCAGGGTCTCGGGAAATACCAATCTCCCAGTCGACTTCAATCTACAAACCTGCCTGCCCGCGCGAGTGCCAACACTTATGCCCCTGTGCAGCCCATGGCGCCTTCGCAATCCGAACGGCTTCAAGAGATGGTGAATCCATACGAGCCTTACAAAGCCCAGGCTCCAAGTCAGATTCGTCCAGCTACCTATTCATCACCTGCAGCAGGGGATACTCCCAATCAGGATTCGAGCGCTGCTACTCGAAACAAATCGGTCCCAGCATACAGATCCGTGCCATACCAATCTTCCGAAGTCCGTGTGCAGCCTGTGGTTGCGGTTTACCAGCAACAACCACCTCTGGGATCGGTAGTAAATGTCGTGGCCCCGCTTGCATCGCCACCAGCGTCTCCGGAGGAGAATCCTCAGAAGAGAGATTCTAAGAGGGAGTCTACTGGAATAGTGGAGATGTTTAGGAGCAGGAGAACATGA
- a CDS encoding peptidase family m1 domain-containing protein, which produces MAGTRDPTTLSNYGAWRTRHTTANFNIDFENKRLKGSVVLQLESQTDKESKEIILDSRFVNVSSVNVNDAASKWELKPHSDPFGAPLHVQVPDGAAKGDIVNLAIELETTSKCTALQWLTPAQTSNKKHPYMFSQCQAINARSIFPCQDTPDVKSTVSFKFTSTLPVVASGVPVGDHTATPGVEKVYEFEQKVPIPSYLFAVASGDIVAAPIGSRSKVVTGPNELKGCQWELERDMEKFLEIAESIVFPYKWGEYNVLVLPPSFPYGGMENPIYTFATPTIISGDRQNVDVIAHELAHSWSGNLVSNASWEHFWLNEGWTVYLERRIEAAVHGEPQFDFSSIIGWKALEDAVAHFGKDHEYTKLIISHDNVDPEDVYSTVAYEKGFHFLYYLDRLVGRDNFNKFIPHYFTKWAGKSLDSFEFRDTFVDFFNNLGDEEVKQKVATIDWESKFYTPGLPPKPEFDTTLANQCYELAEKWKDASYEPSAKDVESFSSNQKIVFLEKLQQFEPLSTERAQLLGSAYDLLNTQNVELKFAYLQIALKANDSTSYQKTADLLGKVGRMKFVRPLFRSLNKVDRSLALETFAKNKEFYHPICRGMVEKDLGV; this is translated from the exons ATGGCTGGCACTCGCGATCCCACTACCTTGTCCAACTACGGCGCTTGGCGCACAAGGCACACCACCGCCAACTTCAACATTGACTTTGAGAATAAGCGCCTCAAGGGATCTGTtgtgctgcagctggagagcCAGACTgacaaggagagcaaggagaTCATCCTCGACTCGCGCTTCGTCAACGTCTCGTCCGTCAACGTCAACGATGCTGCGTCCAAGTGGGAGCTCAAGCCGCACTCGGATCCCTTTGGAGCGCCGCTTCATGTACAGGTTCCCGATGGCGCAGCCAAGGGCGACATCGTCAACCTGGCCATTGAGCTGGAGACGACCAGCAAGTGCACTGCCCTTCAGTGGCTGACGCCCGCTCAGACGTCCAACAAGAAGCACCCGTACATGTTCTCTCAGTGCCAGGCCATCAATGctcgctccatcttcccctGCCAGGACACTCCTGATGTCAAGTCCACCGTCAGCTTCAAGTTCACGTCCACTCTCCCTGTTGTTGCCAGCGGTGTTCCTGTTGGTGACCACACAGCCACTCCCGGCGTGGAGAAGGTCTATGAGTTTGAGCAAAAGGTTCCAATTCCTTCGTACCTGTTCGCCGTTGCCTCTGGTGATATCGTTGCTGCCCCCATTGGCTCCCGCAGCAAGGTTGTTACCGGCCCCAATGAGCTCAAGGGCTGCCAATGGGAGCTCGAGCGGGACATGGAGAAGTTCCTGGAAATCGCCGAGAGCATCGTCTTCCCTTACAAGTGGGGAGAGTACAATGTGCTCGTTCTGCCCCCCAGCTTCCCCTATGGAG GCATGGAGAACCCTATCTACACTTTTGCTACCCCCACCATTATCAGCGGCGACAGGCAGAACGTCGACGTCATTGCTCACGAGCTTGCCCACAGCTGGAGCGGTAACCTGGTATCCAACGCTAGCTGGGAGCATTT CTGGCTGAATGAAGGCTGGACCGTGTACCTGGAGCGACGAATTGAGGCTGCCGTCCACGGCGAGCCCCAGTTTGACTTTTCGTCCATCATTGGATGGAAGGCCCTCG AGGACGCCGTTGCACACTTTGGCAAGGACCACGAGTACACCAAGCTCATTATTAGCCACGACAACGTAGACCCTGAGGATGTCTACAGCACTGTTGCTTATGAGAAGGGCTTCCACTTCCTTTACTACTTGGATCGCCTCGTTGGCCGAGACAACTTCAACAAGTTTATCCCCCACTACTTCACAAAGTGGGCTGGCAAGTCTCTGGACTCGTTTGAGTTCCGGGATACCTTTGTagacttcttcaacaacctcggtgatgaagaggtcAAGCAGAAGGTGGCCACCATCGACTGGGAGAGCAAATTCTATACCCCTGGCTTGCCTCCTAAGCCCGAGTTTGACACCACCCTTGCTAACCAATGTTATGAGTTGGCTGAGAAGTGGAAGGATGCT TCTTATGAGCCCAGTGCCAAGGATGTTgaatccttctcctccaaccaAAAGATTGTTTTCCTCGAAAAGCTGCAGCAGTTTGAGCCTCTAAGCACCGAACGTGCTCAGCTCCTCGGCAGCGCCTACGATCTCCTAAACACCCAGAACGTTGAGCTCAAGTTTGCCTACCTCCAAATCgccctcaaggccaacgacAGCACCAGCTACCAGAAGACCGCCGATTTGCTCGGAAAGGTCGGCCGCATGAAGTTTGTTCGACCCTTGTTCCGCTCCCTGAACAAGGTTGATCGCAGCCTTGCCCTGGAGACCTttgccaagaacaaggaatTCTACCACCCTATTTGCAGGGGTATGGTGGAAAAGGATCTGGGTGTCTAA